One segment of Pan paniscus chromosome 20, NHGRI_mPanPan1-v2.0_pri, whole genome shotgun sequence DNA contains the following:
- the MAMSTR gene encoding MEF2-activating motif and SAP domain-containing transcriptional regulator isoform X2, protein MPPEPRQGSRADPQAEGSALGPPGPSLWEGTDSQQPHPRMKPSPLTPCPPGVPSPSPPPHKLELQTLKLEELTVSELRQQLRLRGLPVSGTKSMLLERMRGGAPPRERPKPRREDSPAGAPWPRLKPKALAAARRQGSVKPSAASHRPPLPRAADTPGTAPAPTPTPAPAAAPALTPSSAPGSAALTLEEELQEAIRRAQTPCPLFPWTSLAPSTCCPPPRTLKASHLFSPLHSRLPRTPPPLLPGTPRTPWTGWRP, encoded by the exons ATGCCCCCAGAGCCGAGACAGGGATCCAGGGCAGACCCCCAAGCCGAGGGGTCCGCCCTGGGTCCTCCTGGGCCATCTCTGTGGGAAGGGACAGACTCGCAGCAGCCACATCCTAG GATGAAGCCCTCTCCCCTCACTCCCTGCCCACCAGGAGTCCCTAGCCCCTCGCCCCCCCCACACAAGTTGGAACTTCAGACCCTTAAACTGGAGGAGCTGACG GTCTCAGAGCTCCGGCAGCAGCTGCGCCTGCGGGGCCTCCCAGTGTCGGGGACCAAGTCTATGCTCCTGGAGCGCATGCGCGGCGGCGCGCCGCCCCGCGAGCGGCCGAAGCCGCGGCGCGAGGACAGTCCCGCGGGTGCTCCCTGGCCGCGCCTCAAGCCCAAGGCCCTGGCAGCCGCCCGGCGTCAGGGCTCG GTCAAGCCCAGCGCAGCATCTCACAGGCCACCTCTTCCACGTGCCGCGGATACCCCGGGGACGGCTCCGGCTCCAACTCCCACTCCGGCTCCTGCTGCAGCTCCAGCCCTGACCCCTTCCTCAGCGCCGGGCTCAGCGGCTCTGACTCTGGAGGAGGAGCTGCAGGAAGCGATCCGGAGGGCGCAG ACCCCCTGCCCCCTATTCCCCTGGACTTCCCTGGCTCCTTCGACGTGCTGTCCCCCTCCCCGGACTCTGAAGGCCTCTCATCTGTTTTCTCCTCTTCACTCCCGTCTCCCACGaactcctcctccccttctcccaggGACCCCACGGACTCCCTGGACTGGCTGGAGGCCCTGA
- the MAMSTR gene encoding MEF2-activating motif and SAP domain-containing transcriptional regulator isoform X1: MPPEPRQGSRADPQAEGSALGPPGPSLWEGTDSQQPHPRMKPSPLTPCPPGVPSPSPPPHKLELQTLKLEELTVSELRQQLRLRGLPVSGTKSMLLERMRGGAPPRERPKPRREDSPAGAPWPRLKPKALAAARRQGSVKPSAASHRPPLPRAADTPGTAPAPTPTPAPAAAPALTPSSAPGSAALTLEEELQEAIRRAQLLPNRGIDDILEDQVEPDDPLPPIPLDFPGSFDVLSPSPDSEGLSSVFSSSLPSPTNSSSPSPRDPTDSLDWLEALSGGPPLGSGPPPPSIFSADLSDSSSSRLWDLLEDPW; this comes from the exons ATGCCCCCAGAGCCGAGACAGGGATCCAGGGCAGACCCCCAAGCCGAGGGGTCCGCCCTGGGTCCTCCTGGGCCATCTCTGTGGGAAGGGACAGACTCGCAGCAGCCACATCCTAG GATGAAGCCCTCTCCCCTCACTCCCTGCCCACCAGGAGTCCCTAGCCCCTCGCCCCCCCCACACAAGTTGGAACTTCAGACCCTTAAACTGGAGGAGCTGACG GTCTCAGAGCTCCGGCAGCAGCTGCGCCTGCGGGGCCTCCCAGTGTCGGGGACCAAGTCTATGCTCCTGGAGCGCATGCGCGGCGGCGCGCCGCCCCGCGAGCGGCCGAAGCCGCGGCGCGAGGACAGTCCCGCGGGTGCTCCCTGGCCGCGCCTCAAGCCCAAGGCCCTGGCAGCCGCCCGGCGTCAGGGCTCG GTCAAGCCCAGCGCAGCATCTCACAGGCCACCTCTTCCACGTGCCGCGGATACCCCGGGGACGGCTCCGGCTCCAACTCCCACTCCGGCTCCTGCTGCAGCTCCAGCCCTGACCCCTTCCTCAGCGCCGGGCTCAGCGGCTCTGACTCTGGAGGAGGAGCTGCAGGAAGCGATCCGGAGGGCGCAG TTGCTTCCTAACCGGGGCATCGATGACATCCTGGAGGATCAGGTGGAGCCTGATG ACCCCCTGCCCCCTATTCCCCTGGACTTCCCTGGCTCCTTCGACGTGCTGTCCCCCTCCCCGGACTCTGAAGGCCTCTCATCTGTTTTCTCCTCTTCACTCCCGTCTCCCACGaactcctcctccccttctcccaggGACCCCACGGACTCCCTGGACTGGCTGGAGGCCCTGAGCGGGGGTCCTCCTCTGGGTTCtggtcccccaccccccagcatcTTCTCCGCTGACTTATCTGACTCCAGCAGCAGCCGGCTGTGGGACCTGCTGGAGGATCCGTGGTGA
- the MAMSTR gene encoding MEF2-activating motif and SAP domain-containing transcriptional regulator isoform X3: MPPEPRQGSRADPQAEGSALGPPGPSLWEGTDSQQPHPRMKPSPLTPCPPGVPSPSPPPHKLELQTLKLEELTVKPSAASHRPPLPRAADTPGTAPAPTPTPAPAAAPALTPSSAPGSAALTLEEELQEAIRRAQLLPNRGIDDILEDQVEPDDPLPPIPLDFPGSFDVLSPSPDSEGLSSVFSSSLPSPTNSSSPSPRDPTDSLDWLEALSGGPPLGSGPPPPSIFSADLSDSSSSRLWDLLEDPW, from the exons ATGCCCCCAGAGCCGAGACAGGGATCCAGGGCAGACCCCCAAGCCGAGGGGTCCGCCCTGGGTCCTCCTGGGCCATCTCTGTGGGAAGGGACAGACTCGCAGCAGCCACATCCTAG GATGAAGCCCTCTCCCCTCACTCCCTGCCCACCAGGAGTCCCTAGCCCCTCGCCCCCCCCACACAAGTTGGAACTTCAGACCCTTAAACTGGAGGAGCTGACG GTCAAGCCCAGCGCAGCATCTCACAGGCCACCTCTTCCACGTGCCGCGGATACCCCGGGGACGGCTCCGGCTCCAACTCCCACTCCGGCTCCTGCTGCAGCTCCAGCCCTGACCCCTTCCTCAGCGCCGGGCTCAGCGGCTCTGACTCTGGAGGAGGAGCTGCAGGAAGCGATCCGGAGGGCGCAG TTGCTTCCTAACCGGGGCATCGATGACATCCTGGAGGATCAGGTGGAGCCTGATG ACCCCCTGCCCCCTATTCCCCTGGACTTCCCTGGCTCCTTCGACGTGCTGTCCCCCTCCCCGGACTCTGAAGGCCTCTCATCTGTTTTCTCCTCTTCACTCCCGTCTCCCACGaactcctcctccccttctcccaggGACCCCACGGACTCCCTGGACTGGCTGGAGGCCCTGAGCGGGGGTCCTCCTCTGGGTTCtggtcccccaccccccagcatcTTCTCCGCTGACTTATCTGACTCCAGCAGCAGCCGGCTGTGGGACCTGCTGGAGGATCCGTGGTGA